The DNA region ACCGTACACCAGAAGGTTTGTTAGATTTCCGCCGCTTCGGCGGAACGCAATACCATCGTACCGCTTTTGCCGGGGCAACCACGGGACAGCAGCTCCTTTATGCACTAGATGAGCAGGTTCGCAGCTTTGAAGTAAAGGGATTAGTAACGAAGTATGAGGGCTGGGAATTTGTTTCTGCCATCATGGATGATGAGGGTGTCTGCCGCGGCATTACTGCGCAGAATTTACGGACGATGGAAACGAAGGCCTTTCCTGCAGATGCAGTGATCATGGCAACCGGCGGATTAGGAATGATTTTTGGAAAATCCACCAATTCGACGATAAATACGGGATATGCGGCAGCAAGACTGTATCAACAGGGAGCAATATTTGCCAATGGTGAATTTATTCAAATCCACCCAACAGCCATCCCTGGTGATGATAAAAACCGCTTAATGAGTGAATCGGCACGTGGCGAAGGCGGTAGGGTTTGGACATACAAGGATGGAAAACCTTGGTACTTTTTGGAAGAAAAATATCCGGCTTACGGCAATCTAGTACCTCGTGATATAGCAACTCGTGAAATTTTCGATGTTTGTGTAAATCAAAAGCTTGGGATTAATGGAGAAAACAAAGTATTTCTAGATTTGTCTCATATTGACTCGAAGCAATTGGATATCAGACTTGGTGGGATCATGGAAATCTATGAGAAATTCATGGGTGATGACCCGCGTAAGGTTCCAATGAAGATATTCCCAGGTGTCCATTATTCTATGGGCGGATTATGGGTCGATATTGATCAAAAAACCAATATTCCTGGATTATTTGCGGCTGGAGAATGTGACTATTCACAGCATGGAGCCAATCGCCTTGGTGCTAACTCCTTACTATCTGCAGTATATGGAGGATTAGTTGCAGGTCCGAAAGCCCTTGAGTATGTTAAGGGTCTTGAAAAAGCAACGGATACTGTTTCAAGCACTGTTTTTGAAAAACAAGTGAGTGAAGATGTCAGAAAGTACGAATCTATCCTAACGATGAATGGTACTGAGAATGCATATCTTCTTCATAAAGAACTTGGCGATCTAATGACAGCGAACGTAACGGTTGTCCGTGAAAATAAGAAATTAAAAATGACGTATGAAAAGCTTCAGGAGTTTTCTGAACGCTTTAGAAATATTAACATGGATGATACGGCAAAATGGAGCAATTCAAGTTCCTCCTTTGTTCGCCAATTGGAGGGCATGATTAATCTTGCCCATGTGATTACCCTTGGTGCGTACAAGCGAAATGAAAGCCGCGGAGCGCATTATAAACCAGAATTCGCTGACAGAAATGATGAAGAGTGGTTAAAAACAACGATTGCAAAATACAATCCGGCAATGAATTTACCAGAGCTATCTTATGAGGAAGTGGATATCTCACTAATCAAACCGCGTAAGCGTGATTATACAAAATCCAAGAAAGGAGCCAAATGATGATGGTGGAAGCGGAAAAGAAAATACATTTAATTATTACAAGACAGAAGGATGCTAAGTCTGATTCATATACAGAAGAATTTATGGTTCCTTATCGTCCGAATATGAATATTATCTCTGCGTTAATGGAAATTCAGAAAAACCCAGTTAATACAAAGGGAGAAAAAACCGCTCCGGTTATTTGGGAATCAGTTTGCTTAGAAGAAGTATGCGGAGCTTGTTCGATGGTCATTAACGGGAAGCCTCACCAAGCTTGTTCTTCCTTAATTGATCAATTAGAACAACCGATACGGGTTGCGCCGTTAGCAACGTTTCCGGTCATGCGCGATTTACTTGTGGACCGCACGCGGATGTTCGACGCTTTGAAAAAGGTAAAGGCATGGGTTCCGATTGATGGGACCTATGATTTAGGACCGGGACCAAGAATGCCGGAAAAAACAAGACAATGGGCCTATGAGCTATCTAAATGTATGACCTGCGGCTGTTGTCTTGAGGCATGTCCAAATGTGAATGAGAAGTCAGATTTTATTGGTCCAGCACCATTATCACAGGTTCGCTTATTCAATGCTCACCCAACAGGAGCCATGCATAAGGACGATCGACTTGCGGCTATTATGGGAGAAGGGGGAATTACCTCCTGTGGTAATTCACAAAACTGTGTGGAGGTTTGTCCGAAAGGAATACCACTAACCACATCCATCGCCCATCTTAATCGACAAACAACCATCCAATCATTCAAGGACTTCTTTGGAAGCTATTAGTCAAAAAAGGTCTAAATAGCAACAAAGTTTGAGAAAAGAGCCTTAAAAAAGACTGTCGAGAGGAATCATCACGACAGTCTTTTTTGGTATGATTAGATTGAGGTGAGGATGATGAATCCGGTTGCGGTTAATAAACGAATAGATGTACTTGATTATTTGCGTGGTTTTGCATTATTAGGGATTATTTTAGTGAATATCCTGCCATTACTTTCGGTAAACTTACCTTTTCAGGGGTCGGCGGATGCTAGCTATCAACGGTTTTTATTTCTATTTGTTGAGGGGCGTTTCTATACCCTTTTCTCCTTTTTGTTTGGTGTTGGTTTTTATTTGTTTATCTCAAGGGCAAATGCGAAGGGGAAAAATGGGTTTCTATTGTTTTTACGGCGTATCTTTATTTTGTTCATCTTTGGATTCATCCATGTGAAGTTCCACCCGGGTGAGGCGTTAACCGTTTATGCAGTAACAGGGCTTTTATTGTTACCATTCTATAAGGTAAGAAAACAAGTAAATCTTTGGATTGGGATTTTTTTATTACTTTTATGTAGTATTTTAGCCTATAAACTCGTTATGGTCGTACCTGTTATGCTGCTTGGTATTGCTGCGGGACAATACAGGATTTTTGAAGGATTAGCTGGGAAAACAAAACAGGTTGCTCTGTTTACACTAATTATGCTGGCAATGAGTGTGATGGGCCTCCTGTATCAATATCAATATCTCCCGGTACTCCCGTTTGGGGCTTTTGCTGGAGGAGTAGGTGAAGACACCTATATGTTTTTAAGTATTGGCATTATGATAGGTCCGATTATTTCAGCCCTATACGCGGGGTTACTGATCCTCCTTTTGCGCTTTCCAATTGTCCAAAAACTGCTGTCACCATTAAAAAGCTATGGGAGAATGGCATTAACAAACTATGTTTTTCAAACGGCTTTTATCTATCTAGCAGGTTATGTCTTTCATTTGTTTGAGAACATCACCTATTTGCAATCACTGATTGTCTGCCTAACCATTTATGTTATTCAGCTTATCTTCACAAGCCTTTGGTTCCGATTTTTCCTATTTGGACCGTTGGAATGGGTGTGGCGGATGCTGACTTATTTTGAGGTACCGCCAATGAAAAAACGCGTTAAAGTTCTAGGGGACTGACTCCCTGAAAAAGGTCTAAAAGGAGGTCATTACCATCGATACGAAAAGGTTCTGGACAGTAGAAGAATTAGTCCAAGTAACTGGTCTTACAGTAAGAGCATTTCATGATTATCATGAAATGGGACTATTATCACCTTCCCAGTTTTCAGAAATGGGTCATAGCATTTATACAGAAGAAGATCTTGCAAGGCTACAACAAATTCTTTCCCTTAAACAATTTGGAATGTCATTAGATGAGATTAGAGAAGTTTTGAGCGGCCAAGAAGTAAAAGCAGCTAAATAAGGGATTATTCTATTCGAAAATTAAATGGTTAATATTCCACATATATTCCGTTTATTTAGTATCTTGTTGGATAAAATGGTAGAATATATTGAAAACTAAATGCTAGGAGTGTTGGTAATGTCTGTTGATGTTTATCTGAATTTTAATGGTGACTGTCGTGAGGCAGTAGAATTTTACGCAGAGACTTTTGGAACAGAAAAACCAAAAATTATGACCTTTGGAGAAACACCACCAAACCCGGAATATCCTTTACCAGAGGAAGCAAAAAACTTAGTCATGCATTCACGGCTTAATATTGGTGGAAGTCGGGTTATGTTTTCTGATACTTTTCCTGGTATGCCTTTTGTTAAAGGAAATAACATCAGCCTTGCATTCGTCAGTGACAACAAAGAGGAGATTATTTCTTCCTTTAATAAACTGAAGGAAGGCGGCACCG from Neobacillus sp. FSL H8-0543 includes:
- the sdhB gene encoding succinate dehydrogenase iron-sulfur subunit; its protein translation is MMMVEAEKKIHLIITRQKDAKSDSYTEEFMVPYRPNMNIISALMEIQKNPVNTKGEKTAPVIWESVCLEEVCGACSMVINGKPHQACSSLIDQLEQPIRVAPLATFPVMRDLLVDRTRMFDALKKVKAWVPIDGTYDLGPGPRMPEKTRQWAYELSKCMTCGCCLEACPNVNEKSDFIGPAPLSQVRLFNAHPTGAMHKDDRLAAIMGEGGITSCGNSQNCVEVCPKGIPLTTSIAHLNRQTTIQSFKDFFGSY
- the sdhA gene encoding succinate dehydrogenase flavoprotein subunit, with the protein product MSKGNIVIVGGGLAGLMAAIKIAEEGTKVELFSVVPVKRSHSVCAQGGINGAVNTKGENDSPLEHFDDSVYGGDFLANQPQVKGMCEAAPKIIHMFDRMGVMFNRTPEGLLDFRRFGGTQYHRTAFAGATTGQQLLYALDEQVRSFEVKGLVTKYEGWEFVSAIMDDEGVCRGITAQNLRTMETKAFPADAVIMATGGLGMIFGKSTNSTINTGYAAARLYQQGAIFANGEFIQIHPTAIPGDDKNRLMSESARGEGGRVWTYKDGKPWYFLEEKYPAYGNLVPRDIATREIFDVCVNQKLGINGENKVFLDLSHIDSKQLDIRLGGIMEIYEKFMGDDPRKVPMKIFPGVHYSMGGLWVDIDQKTNIPGLFAAGECDYSQHGANRLGANSLLSAVYGGLVAGPKALEYVKGLEKATDTVSSTVFEKQVSEDVRKYESILTMNGTENAYLLHKELGDLMTANVTVVRENKKLKMTYEKLQEFSERFRNINMDDTAKWSNSSSSFVRQLEGMINLAHVITLGAYKRNESRGAHYKPEFADRNDEEWLKTTIAKYNPAMNLPELSYEEVDISLIKPRKRDYTKSKKGAK
- a CDS encoding MerR family transcriptional regulator, producing the protein MDTKRFWTVEELVQVTGLTVRAFHDYHEMGLLSPSQFSEMGHSIYTEEDLARLQQILSLKQFGMSLDEIREVLSGQEVKAAK
- a CDS encoding DUF418 domain-containing protein translates to MNPVAVNKRIDVLDYLRGFALLGIILVNILPLLSVNLPFQGSADASYQRFLFLFVEGRFYTLFSFLFGVGFYLFISRANAKGKNGFLLFLRRIFILFIFGFIHVKFHPGEALTVYAVTGLLLLPFYKVRKQVNLWIGIFLLLLCSILAYKLVMVVPVMLLGIAAGQYRIFEGLAGKTKQVALFTLIMLAMSVMGLLYQYQYLPVLPFGAFAGGVGEDTYMFLSIGIMIGPIISALYAGLLILLLRFPIVQKLLSPLKSYGRMALTNYVFQTAFIYLAGYVFHLFENITYLQSLIVCLTIYVIQLIFTSLWFRFFLFGPLEWVWRMLTYFEVPPMKKRVKVLGD
- a CDS encoding VOC family protein, yielding MSVDVYLNFNGDCREAVEFYAETFGTEKPKIMTFGETPPNPEYPLPEEAKNLVMHSRLNIGGSRVMFSDTFPGMPFVKGNNISLAFVSDNKEEIISSFNKLKEGGTVAMELQETFWSKYYGSLTDKFGIEWLFNLDSGEIY